The Gouania willdenowi chromosome 5, fGouWil2.1, whole genome shotgun sequence sequence ggttgctctaaatctgacctaaaaatcaggctgaatgagtagaaaacaatgggatgtttacaggcagtggggccgtgtgacatcatcaatcacgtgatttcaagatggaggaacacaggctctaaaactgtaaagtaatccgatttttaaaaggcaattaaatgaatatggtgcataataatgtgtttagttagacatagatctactaataaggacatttaaaagattttaggccaaacttgtaaaaacagtggaggatctttTTAACAGAGAGGCCCTGAACCACGAGGAGCAGCTAATGTTTACCTGCAGGTTGGTCTCCTGCTGGCTGAGGTCCGTCCTTCTCCCCCTCAGAGGGTGAGGTGGACGGGGCTTTCTGCTCCACCGTGCGGAGCAGCTTTAGTAGTGAGTCCTCACTCATCTGTCCCTCCTCCGTCAGACTGAAGAGTTTCTCCAACACGGAGCGAGGCTCTGACTCCTCACAGCACTGACAGACGATCTGAGAGAGACAAACGAGGGTCTATTCACGTAGGAagtataaggataatccatgtttttgtgcagaaaaggaattgtatcaacagtggatgcttcaAGCCTCTCCCTGTCTGATCCATGGTGATCAGAGGACAGTTCACAGCTCTCACAGCTCCTACAGCTGTTAATAATGACATCAACGTATCCAACGTGCATTAAATCCGCTTTGGTCATTAATAAATGTGACCTGGCCACTCGCACTGCAGTCACATGGCAAAAGATTGCATACGTATTGGATTTATGACCTGGgttgcattagaaaaaaaatcgtATTTGAGTCATTCAGACTGCAATAAGAAGATCAGATACAGGTCGCATAGGGGCAAAAACAATTGTatttgcagtgtgaacgtagccatCCTTGCAGGGATCTACACTAACTTTttcagtggtggcactggtactactaactttctcagttggtcgcaccagcacagaatttggtcgcacctttttttttttccaagccaTGCAtcctgatgaatagttgacttaactggctgtacttaaattaagttaacagtagcataacaaACTTATCATTTGCATTGCTTTACCCCTTGGAATTCAATTCATATGGTTCAgatcttatagtggggtctcctaaccctctccCCTGTCTGGgaaaaccacagctgaacatctggcctggcatcatagtccatcagttctggcacctccatgctgattctgatgaggtcATCCTCTTTGGTGTGAAAACGTGTACACTCTCCGCCCCACATGCACTCCGTCACTATACCCGGTGAGCTCAGCTCGCTCTCCCACCCCTCCACCCCCCCATCGCCTGCCAGCCCGCCCCACGAGCGCTCATCCCCTTTCTTCTTTTTGCATCTTGAAAATCTACTTAGAACCTTCTTAAAACCCAagagtgaaaaatttaaattcttGTAATTTGTCAACTGGTCTCAAGATTTTGATCaggagtatatatatatatatatatatatatatatatatatatatatatatatatatattactgtgATAGCCCTGCCACAATTGAAAATTTTCACATTTATGTCATGTTGTAGATTTCAAAATGAATTGGTTTCATAGGTATCCAAAGGAATTTTATTGCAgatgacaaaagaaaaataggGTTCCCAATAGGTCTTTGTGAATCCTGAAAGACCCTCAATCAATCCCTACAAGAGTTAAGAAATGTATGGGAATCcattagtattttattgaatgaAAAGTGATTTCCATTAGACTGTAAAAATCCTAAATTAATCAAATATATGTTATGTGGAATCATTAGCATTCTATTTCCAGTGAGTCAGACACTTTACAAAATTGCAAGGAAATGAAAATtacacacactgtaaatgttttcttAATTGCCAGAAAGATGTCATGATTCTAGATTCTGTTCTTTTTGATTTGTACTTACTTGTAATGTAAACATCTTAATGGGGCGGATGTGGCTCAGGCGACAAGGCAGTTTGATTCGATTGACAATCTGATATATAGTATGCAATATACCTACACTATATCCTGTGAATCTATAAACATGTTCTGCAACTGGGACTGCCCCGGGAATTTTTTGATGCATTCGTGATTGATGTCACCTCTATAGCCGATTGCCCCTTTCTGataaaataactttaataatttgcaataaaatacacaaagtcaaAAGACATTGACTTGTgatcctttattatcaacaggAAAATTCACAACACACATCAACGCCTGACATTTCcagatctcgttagatctctgaagctcaccaggtctgggcctggttagtagatggatggagaccactgagaattccagcttccacagtgggggacagtcggtccagtggtatctgtcattgtgtccttgggcaaggcacttcccCCACATTGCcgagtatgaatgtagtgtgtgagtgagtggtcggaggggccgatggcgtactatggcagcctcgcttctgtcagtctgcccagagcacctgtggctacaatagtagattaccaccactaagtgtggagttaAAGGACAACgctttaattctgtaaagtgctttgagtgtctatgataaagcactatataaaatccaatgcattattattactattatcatcatcatccaggGTCACAACGTCAGTGGTGACCACATCATCTTGGGCTGCAAGACCTGGGGCCATCCTGATATTTTCCTTCATCAAGACACACAAAGACATGAATGAGAGCACAGCTTTAAACACTGGATGTGTTCTGATGCTAAACATCTTCAATCACACTGACTTTGTCTTTGGGAGGAAAGCTGTAAGGCCTCTTGCTGTACATGTGGTCAGGCTTACTGTCCTGTGGATAGTGATTTGCTGTGATGTCTTTTGATGAGTGTTGTCTCTGAATGTGCACTTTCAGGTTCTTTTTTTGCAGTACCAAGTTGCAAAAACATCTGGTTTTTCTGCGCTTTGACAGCAATATTTTGGGGGctgtcactgctgctgctggagctaTTGGACAAGTTTCAGAAACTACCGTCTCTGCAGGCAACGTTGGTGGACCCATGGTCTCCGATGGGAACGTTGGTGGACCCATGGTCTCTGATGGCAACGTTGGTGGACCCATGGTCTCTGCAGGCAACGTTGGTGGACCCATGGTCTCTGCAGGCAACGTTGGTGGACCCATGGTCTCCGATGGAAACGTTGGTGGACCCATGGTCTCTGATGGCAACATTGGTGGACCCATGGTCTCTGATGGCAACGTTGGTGGACCCATGGTCTCTGATGGCAACGTTGGTGGACCCATGGTCTCTGATGGCAACGTTGGTGGACCCATGGTCTCTGATGGCAACGTTGGTGGACCCATGGTCTCTGATGGCAACGTTGGTGGACCCATGGTCTCTGATGGCAACGTTGGTGGACCCATGGTCTCTGATGGCAACGTTGGTGGACCCATGGTCTCTGATGGCAACGTTGGTGGAACAGTCACTGCCATTGCTTGGTGTAGACATAAGCACTTCTTAAAATGATTGAAGAACATCTCCTTTCTAATAATAATTCTGGGGCAAAAGCCACAATGATAATGACTGCTGGCCACACAACCCAGGTGGCATTTGTAGACGTTATATCCTTAaagaatgacaggaaaaatcTATTCAGAAAACACGAAAGATGTATTTCAAAAACAGTTTTGCACATACATGCATTGATAAACAACATTTTCAGAGGAATAACTATGTC is a genomic window containing:
- the LOC114463229 gene encoding proline-rich protein 1-like, producing MFFNHFKKCLCLHQAMAVTVPPTLPSETMGPPTLPSETMGPPTLPSETMGPPTLPSETMGPPTLPSETMGPPTLPSETMGPPTLPSETMGPPTLPSETMGPPMLPSETMGPPTFPSETMGPPTLPAETMGPPTLPAETMGPPTLPSETMGPPTFPSETMGPPTLPAETVVSETCPIAPAAAVTAPKILLSKRRKTRCFCNLVLQKKNLKVHIQRQHSSKDITANHYPQDSKPDHMYSKRPYSFPPKDKVSVIEDV